In one Prosthecobacter fusiformis genomic region, the following are encoded:
- a CDS encoding RNA recognition motif domain-containing protein — MSDSTTQGNNRRRRSRGGRNRPGSSGGQHSPSSRPGSTPRAGHQEPSGLQKILSFFSFGLLGKQKSLPRAATPQPRNQSTRTESGGRDRDRDSRPPREPKPRREPVSVNPSDISTERLYVGNLSYDATESDLFELFSGLGSVRNCEVVVNNRTQRSKGFAFVTMGSVDEARRAVQELGGKDFMNRALQLSGAKPIGSSEDRSQRESDG, encoded by the coding sequence GACAGCACTACCCAAGGAAACAATCGCCGCCGCCGCAGCCGTGGCGGACGCAACCGTCCGGGCTCCTCCGGCGGACAGCATAGCCCTTCATCCCGCCCAGGCAGCACCCCGCGTGCTGGCCATCAGGAACCAAGCGGCCTTCAGAAGATTCTCAGCTTTTTCTCATTTGGCCTCCTGGGAAAACAGAAGAGCCTGCCCCGCGCAGCCACCCCACAGCCTCGCAACCAAAGCACCCGGACCGAATCCGGTGGCCGCGACCGAGATCGTGACAGCCGTCCACCGCGCGAGCCAAAGCCGCGCCGTGAGCCAGTGTCCGTCAATCCATCAGACATCTCCACGGAGCGCCTTTATGTCGGTAACCTCTCCTACGATGCCACCGAGAGCGATCTTTTTGAGCTCTTCAGCGGTCTGGGCAGTGTGCGTAACTGCGAAGTAGTGGTCAACAACCGTACTCAGCGTTCCAAAGGCTTTGCCTTTGTCACCATGGGCAGCGTGGACGAAGCCCGCCGTGCCGTTCAGGAACTGGGTGGCAAAGATTTCATGAACCGCGCTCTCCAGCTCAGCGGTGCTAAACCGATCGGCTCCAGTGAAGACCGTAGCCAGCGCGAAAGCGACGGCTAA